tttcgaaTTTATGTGGTTAATGTGTGCTTCTAGCTCATTTCTGGACTCATTTGAATTATGTGGCATAAAATGATATGCATCTTCTAAATGTGATTTATTACTTTATAATTTGGAAACATTGCTTCATAATTCAGATTTCAAAGCACAATACTTAGCCGCTGATTTTAATGGTTGACACAAGAAAATCGTCGATGGAAGGTGAACGACGGTGATTGCGTTCTGGAAGAACGTCTGCCTCAAATAATACACTCTTTTGAAGCTTTATAGTTTTTGAAATTCTAATTTACTTCATCTGTTTGTAATTTGGTTTCTGATTTTCGTCCAATTATTTCATGAAGCAGAGCGGAGGAAGGTCAACGTAGGCGTCAAATATACTCGTAGGTCAGTAGCTAAATCACAACCGGTGGATAAATCAAAACACAAGAAAAGTTCGTTTGGTGTTCAGTATTGCAAGCCAAATAAATCCATATGCCAGAaggtaaaaataaatttatgaccTAGTCATAATTCATGAGATGAAGTTAATTGTGTTGTATGAATTTTATTAACTGTGTTATATGCATATTTTGTGAAGAAATAACAGTTGAATGAACTAACTAACCTATGATGAAGTAATAACCtcatgaaatgaagtaatataaactaACGTGTTTTGTATGCATATTTTGCTAGGAAATAAGATTGAATGAACTAACTAACTAATTTGATGAAGTAATAACctaatgaaatgaagtaatataactGACTTGTTTTGTATGCATATTTTGCTTTATAATTACATTGAATGAACTAAATAACTTATTTGATGAAGTAATAACCacatgaaatgaagtaatataaactgACATGTTTTGTATGTATATTTAGCTGGGAAGTATACTTGTAATGAACTAAAGAACCTAATGATAATGttacaaactattttaatgatGATATAAACTATGTTTCGAATGTTGAATTGTTGTTATGTGTTTCTTATATATAGGTGAAGATAACACAGGGGAAAATCCTCTAACTCACAACGGGGTGAAAAATCAAATCGGAGGAAAGGGATGAAGAGTTTCGGAAGATGTAGTTGAGGCATGGTGACATGGTGATAAGGACATTTGTGCAATCACTGGATGGGTCGTCCCCACGCCCTAACAAATGGGCGGTGCCCAGAATCACGGCTCAGCCCATTGAGATGAGTTGGTGTGTCAAATTTGGATGATTTCTTGTATTGGacaagtttgtattttttttttcttttttcaaatggagagtttgtatttggttATGGGGTTTATACAGTGAGGATGGTGTGGTTTACCAACTTTCTCCTACAGTGGAAATAGTTGACTATTTTGGAGAAAATTCAAACGATTTTATTCACCATAGTAGTTTAATGAATAATAAACTACTACAATGATGTAATGAACCTCCTGGGATGAAcaataaatactaataaatatttgattacTAAAACACTTTACACAATCTATTCAATTTAAAGTTTgccaaaaatttaaacaaattcaaattcagagtatgatgaagtaataaaacacatggaatgaagtaaataaatacaataatgaAGTACGAaacctttttacaaaatttgaatTACTTCATTTCAATAGTTAATTACCTCATTCcaatagattattacttcattctattttgaatttgaatttgtttaacctttttacaaaatttaaagcgaATAGACTGTTTGAAGTGTTttcagtttattacttcatccagtagattaattacttcattccaatagattattacttcattccactttgaatttgaatttgtttaacttttttacaaaatttaaagcgaatagactgtgtgaagtgttttcagtttattacttcatccagtagattaattacttcattctaatagttaattacttcaatttaatagttaattacttcattttaatagttaattacttcattccaatagttaattactatagttaattacttcatttcaatagattattacttcattccactttgaatttgaatttgtttaacctttttcaaaatttaaagcgaatagactgtgtgaagtgttttcagtttattatttcatccagtagattaattacttcattcctatagttaattacttcattccaatagattattacttcattccactttgaatttgaatttgtttaacttttttacaaaatttaaagcgaatagactgtgtgaagtgttttcaggttattacttcatccagtagattaattacttcattctaaTAGTAATTACTTCAATTtaatagttaattacttcattccaatagttaattactatagttaattacttcatttcaatattattacttcattccactttgaatttgaatttgtttaacctttttcaaaatttaaagcgaatagactgtgtgaagtgttttcagtttattatttcatccagtagattaattacttcattcctatagttaattacttcattccaatagattattacttcattccactttgaatttgaatttgtttaacctttttacaaaatttaaagcgaatagactgtgtgaagtgtttcagtttattacttcatccagtagattaattacttcattccaatagattattacttcattccactttgaatttgaatttgtttaacctttttaaaaaatttaaagcgAATAGACTGTGTGAAATGTTttcagtttattacttcattcagtagattaattacttcattccaatagttaattacttcattcaatagattattacttcattccactttgaatttgaatttgtttaacctttttacaaaatttaaagcgaatagactgtgtgaagtgttttcaaaatgaggtatttattctttattatgatgtatgtcaatgttgatgaagttataacctcatTTAATAAGGTTAATGGACTAAAGTAATAACTCAATTGAagttcaatgaagtaaaatcctaTTGGGATTAATTGGCATAGTTGTTGAATGAAATAAATCAATATCATCACTTTTCACTTACTTTTAAGCAGTCGCTCAAATATTCTAAGTCAACAAATAAAATGATTGTCACTTTCGCTAATTTCTGAAAATAGAAAATCCATGGCCACTACCGGAACTGCAGCATTCGCCGCCGGTATCTGTCCGTTGACCACCCGCCGCGATGACCCTGAGAATCAGTCAAATCCTCAAATCCCAATAAGAATTCTGAATACTTCTGCACTCACATCATCCAAATGAACTATTAATTCATTATTGACTATTACTAGTACATTCTGTTGAGTTATTACATTAATTCAGTAAATGTTTCATGCATATGCAAGTTGATAACATCAATAATCATTTCATTATAAACAACATATTGTTCATACCTATTAGTTGAATAGGTTGTGCCAACGATACTATATCACCGTAGAGATGGAAATTCTTCTTAGCAATGGGATCACACCAGAAAAGATGAGCGAGCCTATCCTTAGAGTTCACCTTAAAATCATAGGTGAATGCTGGACAATTCTCTTTCTTTCGGCTCATCCCATTAAGTACCATTTGTGCATCTGCCCCACTAGTATATGCTCTCAAGTCGCGCCTATAGTTTCTAACTTCTACAACCGTGCAACCAACATAATCCAGCCCAGCAAGAACTTCATTCAGCAACTTAAAAGTCAATGTAGGGCCTATGTTTGCACTTGCACAATCTAGTATAAATTTCTGATGCAATAGGTCAATGTTGCGATTAAACCTCATGAATCGCTTATGGCGTAACTCCACCATATCATGATTATGTATTTCATCAAATTGATTGACAACATAaccaattcctttacaaaacTTAAAAGCAATTTTAGCCTTGCAAAAATACTTCCTAGAAGAACGTCTACGCTTTGACTCATGCCCTTGCATTTTCATTTTCCTCTGACCTTCTCTACTGCACACAACATACAACCATGTGACATGATCCCCCTTCTTTTTTGATCCATGTTTACGAGTGACAAACCCAACATATCGTGCACACTTATTATAGAACTCAATAGCATCATCAAGTGTAAGAAAAATCTGTCCAATGTAAGGCTTCAGCTCGGATGGACAATCAGGTAATTGTGACACtattataaaacattcaaacttctgttagtggaaaatttaaacaaaacaaaacaaaacaaaacatattcattcaaCAGGCATATAAGTTCATTCGGTTGTATTACAACTTCATTATAACCTGAAATTAGTTCCTTATGTGTCGTATTGATCGCATATAAACTACTGCtagtggaaaatgaaaactgaacaaaacatattcattcaaCAAGCATATAACTTCATTCGGATGTattactacttcattaaaaTCCCATATTAGTTCATTATGGTTCATATTGATAGCATACAAAACTAATGTCGCATACAAcctattgttagtggaaaataaaaacaaaacaaaatatattcattcaATAAGAATATAAGTTCATTCATCTGTATTACTACttcattatatttaaatattagttCATTATGAGTTGTATTTATCGCATACAATATAAAGCATGTCAGCATATCATATTACGATAAAAATACTTCATTAGTGTATTTTTTTACCGCATTAATTCGACCTTTTTACTTCATTATGAATCTGTTTACACTATagaatgaaaaaattaaaaattacaaaccttCAACTGAGTTACTTTCTTCTTCTAACTCTAAATCTGAATCTGTATCGAATAGAGTGCCTCCTTGATATTGTAGATCATCCAGAATTGATCCAATACTAGCTTCTTCATTATTGGTCGATGAAGATCCATCTTCAACCGCAGAATTTGTCGGTGTTCTCCCTACTCCATCGAGATGCTGGTGAATTTCACGTGTGGAATTCTCCATGGATGACAATTGAGGCAGATTGTGAATTGAAGGAATTGCGAAAACTGAGGCAGATCAATCGGGAATTTGATGCAGATCGCGATTGATCGACGATGCAGCAATTGCAAAATGATCGTGAATTGAGGAAGCAAAACCCGATGGAGTTGAAGCATTCGTATGCTGCATCGATCAGCAAGGTAGTGAATCAACAAACGATCGTGAATTGAAGGATTGAGACAGATCGCGATTGACAACAATTGCAGCAATTGCAAAACGATCGTGAATTACGGATTGAGACGGGTCGCGGTTGAGGTAGATCGTGGAGATCGATGCAGATTGAAGAAGAATATACATCTAACGTAAATTGCGAGAAAATTGATGAAGATTGCGTAAAAATTGATGAAGATTGCGAGAAGATTGCGTGAAGATTGTATGAATTGAGAGAATGAGAGAGATTCACGTTTTTTTATGAAGATTAATAAACTGATTTCCGAAAATACCCCTCAGtatgttttaattgaataaataattaaattaattgtaaattaatcataaccacaagattaaaaaaatggagggccataatttggtctctagttcggcccttaagaatggttcgacattgatcacatccctatatatatatatatatatatatatatatatattatatatatatatatataatgtatattatatattatatatatgtatgtatatatatatatatatatatataatatatattatatatatatgtatgtatatatatatatcattatatatatatatatgtatgtataggTGCATTAGGGTGCCACCATATTTAGAGTGACAACATACCACTAATCCTAGCCCTTAGATCTATACGATGGACGTCTAGGATTGAATTGATGAAATAGAGTTCGGATTGCAGTCTTATGTGTTGGATATTGCAGTCGTGGGTATTTTAGTGTCAATTCCCAAAAATTTAACTCAAAAACAGAATTGGTAATATGTAAACTGCAAATACTACTTGATAATActgcaatattcatagagtaatacaACAATCTGGTAAGGTAAAAAAACTATTACGAATGATGCACACACGTAGCACTGCAATATCCATAGAGTAACACTACAATATTCACAGAGTAATACTGCAATCTGATAAGGTATAAAACTATTACGAATGATGCAGACACTTAACACTGCAATATTCGTAAAGTAAGACTGCAATCTGgtaaaaaactgaaaataaagaatTCTGATTTTGTCCTTCAGCGTTTTTATAtgttccaatttaattaaaataggtTGCAACGTGACAGCTTGAGAATCACACGATCTTCAGATCTAACGGCATAAAATGGTGGTATGGTGTTACAATAAAGAGGGTTGTCATCttaatacatccatatatatatatatatatatatatatagggttttgatccatgcaaaagcattcttaatacaaaaaagcagaaccaagcatacaaaagtcatttttaggtcattgtaagcttatttttacgtcattatagtaaggatgacatgaaatggtcttaacatgacctcaaatccaaagtttataatatgacctaaaactgctttacaatgaccctccgtgtttttgtttaattattgaccattggattgtcaaatctcatggtcaggatttggtctggattttgtattgagatcaagttttgtattgatcattttcctatatatatatatatacatatagggttttgatctatgcaaaactagatttaaatacagaaacgcagaacaatatcataattaggtcacttttaggtcataattaggtaatttttaggtcatgctaacaaagcatgacctaaaacgatcttagcatgacattaaacccaa
This region of Salvia splendens isolate huo1 unplaced genomic scaffold, SspV2 ctg696, whole genome shotgun sequence genomic DNA includes:
- the LOC121790985 gene encoding protein FAR1-RELATED SEQUENCE 5-like, which encodes MENSTREIHQHLDGVGRTPTNSAVEDGSSSTNNEEASIGSILDDLQYQGGTLFDTDSDLELEEESNSVEVSQLPDCPSELKPYIGQIFLTLDDAIEFYNKCARYVGFVTRKHGSKKKGDHVTWLYVVCSREGQRKMKMQGHESKRRRSSRKYFCKAKIAFKFCKGIGYVVNQFDEIHNHDMVELRHKRFMRFNRNIDLLHQKFILDCASANIGPTLTFKLLNEVLAGLDYVGCTVVEVRNYRRDLRAYTSGADAQMVLNGMSRKKENCPAFTYDFKVNSKDRLAHLFWCDPIAKKNFHLYGDIVSLAQPIQLIGSSRRVVNGQIPAANAAVP